The genomic region CCCGACCACGCGCCACCCTTCACCCGGGTGGAGGCGGTGGTCCGCCGGCGCCGGCGGCGGCGCAACCTGCTGGCCGTCGCGGCTGTGGTGGCAGTCGCGACCGCCGCCGTGGCGACGACGACGGACCTCGGCTCCGACGCCGAGCCGGCCGCCCCGATCAGTACGCCGACGGCCGGGTTGCTCGACGACGGCCCGCCGCCGGCCCAGTTCACGTTCGGTACCACCCTGATGCTGCTGCAGGGGGAGATTCCGGTGACGGCTGTGCGGCCGTCGGTCGAGTCTGCGTCCCTGCTGGTGGTCGAGGCGGCCCGGGGTTCCGCGGCCGGCGAAGGCTGCCACCCGCACACGATGGTCCGCATCCTCGATCAGGACGCGACCACGGTCCGGATCGCCGCGTACCGCTACGTGGTGGCGCCGGACGAGCCGGGCAGCGGCGAGTGCGTGAGGCCCGAGACCGGACCGGCACAGGTCCAGCTCGACCTCCGCAGTCCCCTCGGCAGCCGGACCGTGCTGGCCGGCAGTACGGGGCAGCGGGTGGTGCTGAACTGACGCCCTCGCCGGGACGGACCGCGACCGGCCCGGCGAGGGCGCCGCACCACCGCTTCCGCTGACGGGCGCGGTGAGCGCTCAACCGAGCGGTACGACCTTCGACCAGAGGTCGCTGACCGCGTTCGGCCGCATCCCCACGCCCCGGTAGAGCGCTACCGCCGGGGTCGGGTTCGAGCTGTCGACGTGCAGCATCGTGCCGGTCAGACCGGCCGCGGCGTCCTGGGCGAACTGGTCCAGCAGCAGGTACTTCGCCAGCCCGCGACCGCGCGCGCCCGGCAGCACCCCGAGCCGGCCGATGTAGCCGCACCGGTCGGACCTCACCAGGTTGTCGTTGCACTCCTGGACGGCGACCGCCCGGCCGTCCAGCTCGGCGACCGTCAGCTGGGACCAGTCGAACGTCGACCGGGCTTCCCGCGACGCCAGCCAGTCGTCGTACGGGCGCGGGACGGCGCCGGGCTGGTCGGCGAAGGCGCCGGCGATCACCGCGTGCGCGGCTCGTCTGGTCGCGTCGTCGAAAGCGCCCCGGCGCAGCACCACACCCGCAGGCGGCTCTGGGACCGGCGGGGGCTCCGGGTGGTCGATCCGCATCCGCTGGATCGACGTCTCCAGGGTGAAGCCAGCCAGCAGTTCGGGCAGCGCGGTGTCCTCCCGCAGTACGCCGACCCGCAGCTTCACCTCGGCCAGGTCGGCCCCGCGGGCTCGGTCGACGGCATGCGCGCACGCTCGGTCGAGCAACCAGGCGGCGACCGCCGGGTCGGCCGAGAACACGTCGACGTCGACCTGGCCCGGCACGTTGTGGGCGAGCGCGGTCGCTGTCCCGACCAGCCGGTCGCCGTCGTGCACCAGCCAGCTGTCGGTGGCGAGCCGCAGCTTCGGATCGCGCAGGTAGTTCGCGACGTCCTCGGCGCTGTGCTTGGGGAACCCGATCAGCGCCGACGTGTACGCCGCCAACTGCGCCGCGATCGCCGCGTCGTCGTCCGGGCGGGCCGGCCGGACCGTCAGCCCGGCGGGCAATTCGGCGGTCACGCGGTGACCCGGACTCTCGGCCGGACGGGGAGCAGCGCGGCGGTCATTGCTCCATCGTGGAGACCGGCCGCCGCGCTGTCCATCGGGTTGGCTGTTCAGTGCGTCAGCAGGCCTTGGTCCACTCGGTGCAGACGTCGTCGGTGAGCGCGACGCGCTTGGTAGAGGGAGCGACGGCGGCCGGCGGGGCCTGGTCGGACCAGGAGGCGAGCGTGACGCCGACGGCGTCCTCGACCGCGCGCGGGCTGACCAGGTAGTTGTTGCTGATCATCGAGAAGACCAGCTTGCGGCCGTCCTTGGTGGAGACGTAGCCCGACAGTGCGGTGACCCCGGTCAGCGAACCGGTCTTCGCGTGCACGTTGTTCGCGGCCGGGGTGCCGGCCATCCGGTTGCGCAGGGTGCCGCCGGTGAACCGGTCCGGGTTGCCCGCGATCGGCAGCGCGTCGTACCACTGCTGGAACCATGGCTCCTTCTGGACGGCGACCAGCAGGTCCGTGACGCTCTTCGGGGTCACGTTCACCTTGCGGGACAGGCCGGAGCCGTCGGACAGCCGGATCGTGCCGGTGTCGACGCCGACGCTCTTCGCGTACTGCGTGACGACGCCCAGCCCGGCCGGCCAGCTGCCGTTGGCCGCGGCGACCGCACCCATCGCCTTGACCAGGGTCTCGGCGTGCATGTTGTTCGACAGCTTCATGAACGGGTTCATCAGCTGGCCGACGGTCATCGACTCGTCCCGGGCCAGCCGACGGGTGCCGGCGGCCGGTGTCGCGGCGACCTTGATCCGGCCGTCGACCCGGACGCCCTGGGCGGCGAGCGCGCGGCGGAACACGTCGGCCGCGTAGACCTGCGGCTCCCAGACCGTGACCCACTCGGTGCCGACGCTGCTGCCGGCCGGCACGGAGCCGGTGACCCGGACGATGTTGGTGCCGTGGTCGCGCTCGATGCTCAGGGTGTTGGCGGAGCCGGCCGCGCCGGTCGTCGCGGTGCTGACCAGCTTGAGCACGCTGGTGGCCGGGACCAGCTTGAGGTCCACCGGTGCGCCGACCGTGCTGCCGGGCCGGCTCTCGACGATCGCCGTGCCGGAGTCGTAGTCGGCGTTCGGGGCCAGCGTCAGCGCGGAGATCTGGGCGGCGTAGTAGAACGGCTCGTCGTCCCAGGCCCAGCTGTCGCCGAGGCGGACGTGGTCGAAGTAGGTGTCGTCGGCGACCAGGTCCCCGTCGATCCGCCGTACGCCGGACTGCGCGACCTGCTTGGCCAGTGCGACGTAGTCGCTCTCCAGCGAGGTCGGGTCACCGTACCCCTTGAGGTAGAGGTCGCCGCGCAGCTTGCCGTCGCGGACCGGGGCCGTGGCCAGGACGTCGGTGTGGAAGCGGTAGTCCGCGCCGAGCGTCTCCATCGCGGCGGCGGACGAGAACAGCTTCGTGTTCGAGGCGGGCAGCAGCCGGGTGCCGCCGTTGCGGTCGTACAGCGTCTCGCCGGTGGTCGCGTCGCGCA from Kribbella flavida DSM 17836 harbors:
- a CDS encoding GNAT family N-acetyltransferase — encoded protein: MTAELPAGLTVRPARPDDDAAIAAQLAAYTSALIGFPKHSAEDVANYLRDPKLRLATDSWLVHDGDRLVGTATALAHNVPGQVDVDVFSADPAVAAWLLDRACAHAVDRARGADLAEVKLRVGVLREDTALPELLAGFTLETSIQRMRIDHPEPPPVPEPPAGVVLRRGAFDDATRRAAHAVIAGAFADQPGAVPRPYDDWLASREARSTFDWSQLTVAELDGRAVAVQECNDNLVRSDRCGYIGRLGVLPGARGRGLAKYLLLDQFAQDAAAGLTGTMLHVDSSNPTPAVALYRGVGMRPNAVSDLWSKVVPLG
- the dacB gene encoding D-alanyl-D-alanine carboxypeptidase/D-alanyl-D-alanine-endopeptidase, translated to MKFLPKMSPRGFVAVAAAVAATAGLVSQSIAAPAQAPAQVQATGLQQQLDTLLGDPRFQGSQVGLLVRDATTGETLYDRNGGTRLLPASNTKLFSSAAAMETLGADYRFHTDVLATAPVRDGKLRGDLYLKGYGDPTSLESDYVALAKQVAQSGVRRIDGDLVADDTYFDHVRLGDSWAWDDEPFYYAAQISALTLAPNADYDSGTAIVESRPGSTVGAPVDLKLVPATSVLKLVSTATTGAAGSANTLSIERDHGTNIVRVTGSVPAGSSVGTEWVTVWEPQVYAADVFRRALAAQGVRVDGRIKVAATPAAGTRRLARDESMTVGQLMNPFMKLSNNMHAETLVKAMGAVAAANGSWPAGLGVVTQYAKSVGVDTGTIRLSDGSGLSRKVNVTPKSVTDLLVAVQKEPWFQQWYDALPIAGNPDRFTGGTLRNRMAGTPAANNVHAKTGSLTGVTALSGYVSTKDGRKLVFSMISNNYLVSPRAVEDAVGVTLASWSDQAPPAAVAPSTKRVALTDDVCTEWTKAC